The following proteins come from a genomic window of Aphelocoma coerulescens isolate FSJ_1873_10779 chromosome 18, UR_Acoe_1.0, whole genome shotgun sequence:
- the RAB37 gene encoding ras-related protein Rab-37 isoform X1 gives MGRRGARPPRRGAGNPRRAAGTPRRCPGTTNCPARWEAARGEQGWTLQALPEGKVMLLGDSGVGKTCFLLQFKDGAFLSGTFIATVGIDFRNKVVAVDGVKVKLQIWDTAGQERFRSVTHAYYRDAQALLLLYDITSKMSFDNIRAWLTEIHEYAQKDVVIMLLGNKADVSSERAVRTEDGASLAREYGVPFMETSAKTGMNVELAFLAIAKELKQRAVQPLDEPRFQIHDYIESQKKKSGCCAFS, from the exons ATGGGGCGGCGGGGAGCGAGACCCCCCCGGCGGGGAGCGGGGAACCCCCGAAGGGCGGCAGGGAccccccggcgctgccccgggaCTACGAACTGTCCGGCAAGGTGGGAGGCGGCGCGGGGTGAGCAGGGATGGACCCTCCAAGCTCTGCCAGAGGGGAAG GTGATGTTACTTGGAGACTCGGGCGTGGGGAAAACCTGCTTCCTGCTCCAGTTCAAAGACGGGGCCTTTCTCTCCGGGACGTTCATAGCCACCGTGGGCATAGATTTCCGG AACAAAGTGGTGGCTGTGGACGGTGTGAAAGTGAAGTTGCAG ATCTGGGACACGGCAGGACAGGAACGTTTCCGTAGCGTCACTCACGCCTACTACCGGGATGCCcaag ccctgctcctgctctacGATATCACCAGCAAGATGTCCTTTGACAACATCCGT GCCTGGCTGACAGAGATCCATGAGTACGCCCAGAAGGACGTGGTCATCATGTTGCTGGGCAATAAG GCTGATGTGAGCAGCGAGAGGGCTGTGAGGACGGAGGATGGAGCATCGCTGGCCAGG GAGTACGGGGTGCCTTTCATGGAGACGAGTGCCAAGACAGGCATGAACGTGGAGCTGGCCTTCCTCGCCATTGCCAA GGAGCTGAAGCAGCGTGCGGTGCAGCCGCTGGATGAGCCCCGCTTCCAGATCCATGATTACATCGAgtcacagaagaagaaatccgGCTGCTGTGCCTTCTCCTGA
- the RAB37 gene encoding ras-related protein Rab-37 isoform X2, whose amino-acid sequence MGGPDGAAGSETPPAGSGEPPKGGRDPPALPRDYELSGKVMLLGDSGVGKTCFLLQFKDGAFLSGTFIATVGIDFRNKVVAVDGVKVKLQIWDTAGQERFRSVTHAYYRDAQALLLLYDITSKMSFDNIRAWLTEIHEYAQKDVVIMLLGNKADVSSERAVRTEDGASLAREYGVPFMETSAKTGMNVELAFLAIAKELKQRAVQPLDEPRFQIHDYIESQKKKSGCCAFS is encoded by the exons ATGGGCGGCCCCGATGGGGCGGCGGGGAGCGAGACCCCCCCGGCGGGGAGCGGGGAACCCCCGAAGGGCGGCAGGGAccccccggcgctgccccgggaCTACGAACTGTCCGGCAAG GTGATGTTACTTGGAGACTCGGGCGTGGGGAAAACCTGCTTCCTGCTCCAGTTCAAAGACGGGGCCTTTCTCTCCGGGACGTTCATAGCCACCGTGGGCATAGATTTCCGG AACAAAGTGGTGGCTGTGGACGGTGTGAAAGTGAAGTTGCAG ATCTGGGACACGGCAGGACAGGAACGTTTCCGTAGCGTCACTCACGCCTACTACCGGGATGCCcaag ccctgctcctgctctacGATATCACCAGCAAGATGTCCTTTGACAACATCCGT GCCTGGCTGACAGAGATCCATGAGTACGCCCAGAAGGACGTGGTCATCATGTTGCTGGGCAATAAG GCTGATGTGAGCAGCGAGAGGGCTGTGAGGACGGAGGATGGAGCATCGCTGGCCAGG GAGTACGGGGTGCCTTTCATGGAGACGAGTGCCAAGACAGGCATGAACGTGGAGCTGGCCTTCCTCGCCATTGCCAA GGAGCTGAAGCAGCGTGCGGTGCAGCCGCTGGATGAGCCCCGCTTCCAGATCCATGATTACATCGAgtcacagaagaagaaatccgGCTGCTGTGCCTTCTCCTGA
- the NAT9 gene encoding alpha/beta-tubulin-N-acetyltransferase 9: protein MKINQDTVLRGKKVTLVPYTAAHVLRYHEWMQSEELQRLTASEPLSLEQEYEMQRSWQDDPDKCTFIVLDAGCWPGQAEENSMVGDVNLFLTNTEDPTLGEIEIMIAEPSYRGRGFGKEATLLMMAYGVRNLGITKFEAKIGQENEASICMFKKLHFKEVAVNSVFQEVTLRLDVSDQERRWLLEQTNHVEEKSYAELKQAAGVLDT from the exons ATGAAGATTAACCAGGACACGGTGCTGCGAGGAAAGAAGGTGACGCTGGTGCCCTACACCGCTGCACACGTGCTCCG GTACCACGAGTGGATGCAGTCGGAGGAGCTGCAGCGCCTGACGGCCTCGGAGCCCCTGAGCCTGGAGCAGGAGTACGAAATGCAGCGCAGCTGGCAGGATGACCCTGACA AGTGCACCTTCATTGTGCTGGATGCGGGGTGCTggcctgggcaggcagaggagaaCTCCATGGTGGGGGATGTGAATCTCTTCCTCACCAACACCGAGGACCCGACTCTGGGCGAGATTGAAATCATGATTGCAG AGCCCAGCTACCGTGGCAGAGGGTTTGGCAAGGAGGCAACTCTGCTGATGATGGCCTATG GAGTGAGAAACCTGGGCATCACCAAGTTTGAGGCTAAGATTGGTCAGGAAAATGAAGCCAGTATCTGCATGTTCAAAAAGCTTCACTTTAAGGAG GTTGCTGTGAACAGCGTTTTCCAGGAGGTGACGCTGAGGCTGGATGTCAGTGACCAGGAGAGACGGTGGCTCCTGGAGCAGACGAACCACGTGGAGGAGAAGAGCTACGCTGAGCTGAAGCAGGCAGCCGGGGTGCTGGACACCTGA
- the RAB37 gene encoding ras-related protein Rab-37 isoform X4 has product MGARAAGPGGDGYNEALLHKTILVGDSGVGKTSLLVQFDQGKFIPGSFSATVGIGFTVMLLGDSGVGKTCFLLQFKDGAFLSGTFIATVGIDFRNKVVAVDGVKVKLQIWDTAGQERFRSVTHAYYRDAQALLLLYDITSKMSFDNIRAWLTEIHEYAQKDVVIMLLGNKADVSSERAVRTEDGASLAREYGVPFMETSAKTGMNVELAFLAIAKELKQRAVQPLDEPRFQIHDYIESQKKKSGCCAFS; this is encoded by the exons ATGGGGGCCCGCGCCGCCGGCCCGGGGGGGGACGGCTACAACGAGGCGCTGCTGCACAAG ACAATCTTGGTTGGAGACAGCGGCGTGGGGAAGACGTCTCTGCTGGTCCAGTTTGACCAGGGCAAGTTCATTCCTGGCTCCTTCTCTGCCACCGTGGGCATTGGATTTACG GTGATGTTACTTGGAGACTCGGGCGTGGGGAAAACCTGCTTCCTGCTCCAGTTCAAAGACGGGGCCTTTCTCTCCGGGACGTTCATAGCCACCGTGGGCATAGATTTCCGG AACAAAGTGGTGGCTGTGGACGGTGTGAAAGTGAAGTTGCAG ATCTGGGACACGGCAGGACAGGAACGTTTCCGTAGCGTCACTCACGCCTACTACCGGGATGCCcaag ccctgctcctgctctacGATATCACCAGCAAGATGTCCTTTGACAACATCCGT GCCTGGCTGACAGAGATCCATGAGTACGCCCAGAAGGACGTGGTCATCATGTTGCTGGGCAATAAG GCTGATGTGAGCAGCGAGAGGGCTGTGAGGACGGAGGATGGAGCATCGCTGGCCAGG GAGTACGGGGTGCCTTTCATGGAGACGAGTGCCAAGACAGGCATGAACGTGGAGCTGGCCTTCCTCGCCATTGCCAA GGAGCTGAAGCAGCGTGCGGTGCAGCCGCTGGATGAGCCCCGCTTCCAGATCCATGATTACATCGAgtcacagaagaagaaatccgGCTGCTGTGCCTTCTCCTGA
- the RAB37 gene encoding ras-related protein Rab-37 isoform X3 — protein sequence MGARAAGPGGDGYNEALLHKTILVGDSGVGKTSLLVQFDQGKFIPGSFSATVGIGFTNKVVAVDGVKVKLQIWDTAGQERFRSVTHAYYRDAQALLLLYDITSKMSFDNIRAWLTEIHEYAQKDVVIMLLGNKADVSSERAVRTEDGASLAREYGVPFMETSAKTGMNVELAFLAIAKELKQRAVQPLDEPRFQIHDYIESQKKKSGCCAFS from the exons ATGGGGGCCCGCGCCGCCGGCCCGGGGGGGGACGGCTACAACGAGGCGCTGCTGCACAAG ACAATCTTGGTTGGAGACAGCGGCGTGGGGAAGACGTCTCTGCTGGTCCAGTTTGACCAGGGCAAGTTCATTCCTGGCTCCTTCTCTGCCACCGTGGGCATTGGATTTACG AACAAAGTGGTGGCTGTGGACGGTGTGAAAGTGAAGTTGCAG ATCTGGGACACGGCAGGACAGGAACGTTTCCGTAGCGTCACTCACGCCTACTACCGGGATGCCcaag ccctgctcctgctctacGATATCACCAGCAAGATGTCCTTTGACAACATCCGT GCCTGGCTGACAGAGATCCATGAGTACGCCCAGAAGGACGTGGTCATCATGTTGCTGGGCAATAAG GCTGATGTGAGCAGCGAGAGGGCTGTGAGGACGGAGGATGGAGCATCGCTGGCCAGG GAGTACGGGGTGCCTTTCATGGAGACGAGTGCCAAGACAGGCATGAACGTGGAGCTGGCCTTCCTCGCCATTGCCAA GGAGCTGAAGCAGCGTGCGGTGCAGCCGCTGGATGAGCCCCGCTTCCAGATCCATGATTACATCGAgtcacagaagaagaaatccgGCTGCTGTGCCTTCTCCTGA
- the NHERF1 gene encoding Na(+)/H(+) exchange regulatory cofactor NHE-RF1 yields the protein MSSGTGPAARLCRLERGPDGYGFHLHGEKGKPGQFIRLVEAGSPAERSGLRAGDRLLEVDGENVERESHQQVVERIRAAAGAVSLLVVDSTAEDQLPNRGAAGAEPPVVGGQAAPVPAEPAAREPSGGDQREELRPRLCHMKKGPDGYGFNLHSDKSRPGQYVRAVDPGSPAEAAGLAPQDRIIEVNGVCMEGKQHSDVVAAIKASGDETRLLVVDVLTDEFFKKCKVVPSEQHLTGPLPEPVANGDMGKENGGELRSSSVSESPSSPVPLAMSPNSSETHSEEGDKRHSASGSLLDLDIPLAVAKERAHQKRTSKRAPQMDWSKKNELFSNL from the exons ATGAGCAGCGGCAcgggccccgccgcccggcTGTGCCGCCTGGAGCGCGGCCCGGACGGCTACGGCTTCCACCTGCACGGCGAGAAGGGCAAGCCGGGCCAGTTCATCCGGCTGGTGGAGGCGGGCTCGCCGGCCGAGCGCTCTGGGCTGCGCGCTGGGGACCGGCTGCTGGAGGTGGACGGCGAGAACGTGGAGCGGGAGAGCCATCAGCAGGTGGTGGAGCGGATCCGCGCCGCCGCCGGCGCTGTCAGCCTCCTCGTCGTAGACTCGACGGCCGAGGATCAGCTGCCGAACCGGGGCGCGGCGGGTGCCGAGCCGCCGGTGGTCGGCGGGCAGGCGGCCCCGGTGCCGGCGGAACCCGCGGCGCGGGAGCCCAGCGGCGGCGACCAGCGG GAGGAGCTGAGACCTCGGCTGTGCCACATGAAGAAGGGCCCCGATGGCTACGGCTTCAACCTGCACAGCGACAAGAGCCGCCCAGGGCAGTACGTGCGCGCCGTCGACCCCGGCTCGCCGGctgaggcagcagggctggccccCCAGGACCGCATCATCgag GTGAACGGTGTGTGCATGGAGGGCAAGCAGCACAGTGACGTGGTGGCAGCCATCAAGGCGAGTGGCGACGAGACCAGGCTGCTGGTGGTGGACGTCCTTACAGATGAGTTCTTCAAGAAGTGCAAGGTGGTGCCCTCGGAGCAGCACCTGACag GTCCCTTGCCAGAGCCAGTTGCCAATGGCGATATGGGGAAG gaGAACGGTGGAGAGCTGCGGTCCAGCTCGGTGTCCGAGAGCCCGTCCAGCCCCGTGCCGCTGGCCATGTCCCCCAACTCCAGCGAGACCCACAGCGAG GAGGGTGACAAACGCCATTCAGCATCCGGCTCCCTCCTGGACCTCGACATCCCGCTGGCCGTGGCCAAGGAGCGGGCGCACCAGAAGCGCACCAGCAAGAGGGCACCCCAGATGGACTGGAGCAAGAAAAATGAACTGTTCAGCAACCTGTGA